One window of Thermocoleostomius sinensis A174 genomic DNA carries:
- the nifH gene encoding nitrogenase iron protein: MTDNIRQIAFYGKGGIGKSTTSQNTIAGLAELGQRIMIVGCDPKADSTRLMLHSKAQTTILHLAAERGAVEDLEIEEVLLTGYKNVKCVESGGPEPGVGCAGRGIITAINFLEENGAYEDLDFVSYDVLGDVVCGGFAMPIREGKAQEIYIVVSGEMMAMYAANNIARGILKYAHSGGVRLGGLICNSRKTDREIELIEALAEKLNTQMIHFVPRDNVVQHAELRRMTVIEYRPDHPQADEYRTLANKILHNDKLTIPTPISMDELEDLLIEFGILGGEEDYLKAIAEDQKKAALAV, from the coding sequence ATGACGGACAATATTAGACAGATTGCATTCTACGGCAAGGGTGGTATTGGCAAGTCTACGACTTCACAAAACACGATCGCGGGCTTAGCAGAATTGGGACAACGCATCATGATTGTTGGATGTGATCCTAAAGCCGACTCCACTCGCCTGATGCTACACAGCAAAGCACAAACTACGATTCTTCACTTGGCTGCTGAGCGAGGGGCAGTTGAAGATTTGGAGATTGAAGAAGTGCTGCTGACGGGCTACAAAAACGTGAAGTGTGTAGAATCTGGTGGACCTGAACCCGGTGTTGGCTGTGCAGGTCGCGGTATCATCACCGCCATCAATTTCCTTGAGGAAAACGGAGCCTATGAAGATCTAGATTTTGTGTCCTACGACGTTCTAGGTGATGTGGTTTGTGGTGGATTTGCCATGCCAATTCGTGAAGGTAAGGCACAAGAAATTTACATTGTTGTCTCCGGTGAAATGATGGCAATGTATGCAGCAAACAACATCGCGCGAGGCATTCTTAAATATGCTCATTCGGGTGGTGTTCGATTAGGTGGCTTAATTTGCAATAGCCGTAAAACCGATCGAGAAATTGAACTGATTGAAGCGCTAGCAGAGAAGTTGAATACTCAGATGATTCATTTTGTGCCGCGTGATAATGTGGTGCAACACGCAGAACTTCGTCGAATGACTGTAATTGAGTACCGTCCAGATCATCCTCAAGCGGATGAGTATCGTACATTAGCCAACAAAATTCTTCACAATGACAAGCTCACCATTCCTACTCCAATTTCAATGGACGAGTTAGAAGATCTGTTGATTGAGTTCGGCATCCTGGGCGGTGAAGAAGATTACTTAAAAGCGATCGCTGAAGATCAAAAGAAAGCTGCTCTTGCTGTGTAA
- a CDS encoding Mo-dependent nitrogenase C-terminal domain-containing protein: MFIRIYNHLPPLSFTGQSKFDLFAPLRRWINSIEIHHPKTAHYFCQLIPCQCAFERDIRVFGKTYHIPALCKLNPLYEELISLRLRSLTYLTDVCAENVNKYIC; this comes from the coding sequence ATGTTCATCAGAATCTACAATCATCTACCTCCATTATCATTTACTGGGCAATCAAAGTTTGACTTATTTGCTCCATTACGACGATGGATTAACAGTATCGAAATCCATCATCCCAAGACTGCTCATTATTTCTGCCAACTTATTCCTTGTCAATGTGCATTTGAGAGAGACATTCGAGTCTTTGGAAAGACCTATCATATTCCTGCACTTTGTAAACTCAACCCCCTTTACGAGGAATTAATCAGCTTGAGACTTCGATCTCTCACATACCTCACCGATGTATGTGCAGAGAATGTTAACAAATACATTTGTTAG
- the nifD gene encoding nitrogenase molybdenum-iron protein alpha chain codes for MTYTEETQAPKIEKKQIINEVLEAYPDKAGKKRAKHLNVHEEGKSDCGVKSNIKSLPGVMTTRGCAYAGAKGVVWGPVKDMIHLSHGPVGCGYYSWSGRRNYYIGTTGIDTFGTMQFTSDFQERDIVFGGDKKLAKLLTEMNELFPLAKGVTIESECPVGLIGDDIEAVAKKSAKEIQKPVIPVRCEGFRGVSQSLGHHIANDTVRDWALPIADKKAKEGTLNFEPSPYDVAVIGDYNIGGDAWSSRILLEEMGLRVVTQFSGDGTWNEVLLTTQVKLNLIHCYRSMNYICRHMEETYGIPWLEFNFFGPTHIAESLRAIANRFDDKIKEGAERVIAKYQAQSEAVIAKYRPRLEGKTVMLMVGGLRPRHVIPAFKDLGMQVIGTGYEFGHNDDYKRTTEYIDDATLIYDDVTGYEFEQFAHKLKPDLIAAGIKEKYVFQKMALPFRQMHSWDYSGPYHGYDGFAIFARDMDLALNSPTWGLVKAPWKQAEE; via the coding sequence ATGACCTATACCGAAGAGACACAAGCACCTAAAATTGAGAAAAAGCAGATCATCAATGAAGTCCTAGAAGCCTATCCAGACAAGGCTGGGAAAAAGCGCGCGAAGCACTTAAATGTGCACGAAGAAGGTAAATCGGACTGCGGGGTCAAGTCTAACATCAAATCTTTGCCTGGGGTTATGACTACTCGCGGTTGCGCTTATGCCGGAGCCAAAGGAGTAGTTTGGGGTCCCGTTAAGGACATGATTCATCTTAGCCATGGCCCCGTTGGTTGTGGGTACTATTCTTGGTCTGGACGACGAAATTACTACATTGGTACAACTGGAATAGATACGTTTGGTACGATGCAGTTCACGTCTGATTTCCAAGAGCGAGACATCGTTTTTGGCGGAGACAAAAAACTGGCAAAGCTGCTGACCGAGATGAATGAATTGTTTCCACTTGCCAAGGGGGTTACGATCGAATCAGAATGCCCTGTCGGATTAATTGGAGATGACATTGAAGCCGTTGCCAAAAAGTCTGCTAAAGAAATTCAAAAGCCTGTCATTCCTGTCCGCTGTGAAGGATTTCGAGGTGTTTCCCAATCCCTTGGACACCATATTGCTAATGATACTGTTCGCGACTGGGCTTTACCGATCGCCGACAAGAAAGCCAAAGAAGGTACATTGAATTTTGAACCATCTCCCTATGATGTTGCAGTCATTGGTGATTACAATATCGGCGGTGATGCTTGGTCATCCCGAATCTTGTTAGAAGAAATGGGGTTGCGCGTCGTTACCCAGTTTTCTGGGGATGGCACCTGGAACGAAGTGTTGCTAACAACGCAGGTGAAGCTCAATTTGATTCACTGCTACCGCTCCATGAACTATATTTGCCGTCACATGGAAGAGACCTACGGCATTCCCTGGTTGGAGTTTAACTTCTTCGGTCCGACTCACATTGCTGAATCCTTGCGAGCCATTGCCAATCGATTTGACGACAAAATCAAAGAAGGCGCAGAGCGTGTAATTGCTAAATACCAAGCCCAAAGTGAAGCTGTAATCGCTAAGTATCGTCCTCGTTTAGAGGGCAAAACGGTCATGCTGATGGTGGGTGGTCTGCGTCCTCGTCACGTCATTCCAGCCTTCAAAGATTTGGGAATGCAAGTGATTGGAACGGGCTACGAATTCGGTCATAACGATGACTACAAACGCACTACCGAATACATAGATGACGCTACCCTCATCTATGACGACGTGACAGGCTACGAGTTTGAACAATTCGCTCATAAGCTGAAACCAGACCTCATTGCCGCAGGTATCAAAGAGAAGTACGTCTTTCAAAAAATGGCTCTTCCCTTCCGCCAGATGCATTCCTGGGATTATTCCGGTCCATATCACGGCTATGACGGATTTGCTATCTTTGCCCGCGACATGGATTTGGCTCTCAATAGCCCCACTTGGGGGTTGGTGAAAGCTCCTTGGAAGCAAGCTGAAGAGTAG
- the nifK gene encoding nitrogenase molybdenum-iron protein subunit beta produces MAQNVDQIKDHVELFHQPEYQELFQGKKEFEDCHSADEITRVAEWTKSWDYREKNFAREALTVNPAKACQPLGAIFAASGFEGTLPFVHGSQGCVAYFRTHLTRHFKEPFSAVSSSMTEDAAVFGGLQNMVDGLENAYTLYKPKMIAMCTTCMAEVIGDDLQAFIKTSKERGSIPVDFPVPYAHTPSFVGSHITGYDNMLKGILANLTENKQSESKNGKWNFIPGFDTYTVNNRELRRILNLFGIDATILADNSDTFDSPNEGEFVMYQGKTTLEEGADSINAEGTIALQAYSTTKTREYIEKEWQQPTLVLRPVGIRGTDAFLQKLSEISGKPIPRELEIERGRAIDAMTDSQAWIHGKSVALYGDPDLVYGLVSFLLELGAEPTHIVVTNSNEVFEAELQTLLDSSQYGTNAKLWSGKDLWHLRSLMFTEPVDLLIGNSYGKYLWRDTGTPLARIGYPLFDRHHLHRYPTLGYTGALNLLNWTVNTILDDLDRKTIVPAKTDISYDLIR; encoded by the coding sequence ATGGCTCAAAATGTTGACCAAATTAAAGACCACGTTGAACTATTCCATCAGCCAGAATATCAGGAGCTTTTTCAAGGCAAGAAGGAATTTGAAGACTGCCATAGTGCTGACGAAATTACGCGAGTAGCAGAGTGGACGAAAAGTTGGGATTATCGCGAGAAGAATTTTGCCCGTGAAGCACTCACAGTTAACCCGGCTAAGGCGTGTCAGCCACTTGGAGCAATTTTTGCAGCATCTGGATTTGAAGGAACCTTACCCTTTGTTCATGGTTCCCAAGGATGTGTAGCATACTTTCGTACTCATCTAACTCGCCACTTCAAAGAACCTTTTTCTGCTGTTTCATCCTCTATGACAGAAGATGCAGCCGTATTTGGAGGGTTGCAAAATATGGTGGATGGACTAGAGAATGCCTACACGCTGTACAAGCCCAAAATGATTGCTATGTGTACCACTTGCATGGCAGAAGTGATTGGGGATGACTTGCAAGCCTTCATCAAAACATCCAAAGAAAGGGGATCAATTCCAGTAGACTTTCCAGTTCCCTATGCGCATACACCTAGCTTCGTTGGTTCCCACATCACGGGCTATGACAATATGCTTAAAGGAATTTTAGCGAATCTTACTGAAAACAAACAATCAGAATCAAAAAACGGCAAGTGGAATTTCATTCCAGGATTTGACACTTATACGGTTAACAACCGTGAATTAAGGCGAATCTTGAATTTGTTTGGTATTGATGCCACGATCTTAGCGGATAACTCCGATACATTTGATTCTCCTAATGAAGGTGAATTTGTTATGTATCAGGGTAAGACAACGCTAGAAGAAGGTGCTGATTCTATCAATGCAGAAGGAACGATCGCTCTGCAAGCTTATTCCACCACCAAAACACGCGAGTACATTGAAAAGGAGTGGCAACAACCAACACTCGTATTGCGTCCCGTTGGCATTCGAGGAACGGACGCCTTTTTGCAAAAGCTATCTGAAATTAGTGGTAAACCCATTCCCAGAGAACTAGAAATTGAGCGAGGACGCGCCATTGATGCCATGACTGATTCTCAAGCTTGGATTCATGGCAAGAGCGTGGCTCTTTACGGCGATCCTGACCTAGTCTATGGATTAGTGAGCTTCTTACTAGAGCTTGGTGCAGAGCCAACTCACATCGTTGTCACCAATAGCAACGAAGTCTTCGAAGCAGAACTGCAAACTTTGCTCGATTCTAGCCAGTACGGAACTAACGCCAAGCTTTGGTCAGGCAAGGACTTGTGGCATCTTCGATCGCTCATGTTCACAGAACCCGTTGATTTGCTAATCGGCAATTCCTATGGTAAATACCTTTGGCGAGATACCGGCACTCCCCTAGCTCGGATTGGTTATCCTCTTTTCGATCGCCATCATCTGCACCGATACCCAACCCTGGGTTATACCGGAGCGTTGAACTTACTCAACTGGACAGTGAACACCATTCTAGATGATCTTGATCGTAAAACCATCGTTCCTGCCAAAACTGATATCTCCTACGATTTGATTCGATAA